AGGGGAGCGTATCTTCAAGCTGCTTGAGCGTCGTTGTGGCGAGTTCACCGGCAACGGTGCGCAGCCACGCGAGCTCCTGCTCTTTTGTTCGCTTCATCTGTGTCAAGACGACGCCGGAGCGCCAGCCCTTAGCTCTCGCCGCCGGCGTTGCCGGTGGTGCCTGCGTTGACATCGAGGAGGCGGTACTTCTCGATAGCCTTTGCCGGCGTGTCAGCGGGAACATCGCCGCGCATCGCGAGGCGCTGGAGGGCGCGAACGACGATGGACTGCACGTCGATCTTGAAGTAGCGACGAGCGGCAGCGCGCGTGTCGGAGAATCCGAAGTCATCGGCCCCAAGCGTCGCGTAGTCGTTCGGCACAAACTGGCGGATCTGATCGGGCACAGCGTGGCTGAAGTCGGTCACTGCAACAACAGGACCGGCCGCGCCGGCGAGCTTCTCGGTGAGGTACGGAACCTTCGGAGTCTCGTCTGGGTGCAGGAAGTTGTGCTCGTCGGCGGCAAGGCCGTCGCGACGCAACTCTGACCAGCTCGTGACGCTCCAGACATCCGCCGAAACGCCCCAGTCGTTCGCAAGAACCTGTTGCGCCTCAAGGGCCCACGGAACCGCAACACCCGAAGCCATGAGCTGGGTCTTTGGCCCCTCAACTGTGGCCTCGCTGAGCTTGTAAATACCGCGCAGCAGGCCTTCGACGTCGAGGTTCTCTGGCTCTGCCGGCTGAACGAATGGCTCGTTGTAGACGGTGAGGTAGTAGAACACGTTGGGGTTCGGGTGCGATCCGCCATACATGCGGTCGATACCGGACCGCACGATGTGGCCGATCTCGTAGCCGTAGGCGGGGTCGTAGGAAACAACGGCTGGGTTGGTGGCAGACAGCACCAGCGAGTGGCCGTCAGCGTGCTGCAGGCCCTCACCGGTGAGTGTGGTGCGTCCGGCCGTAGCGCCAACGAGGAATCCGCGCGCCATCTGGTCGCCAGCAGCCCACAGGGCGTCGCCAGTGCGCTGGAAGCCAAACATCGAGTAGAAGATGTACACGGGGATGAGCGGTTCGCCCTGCGTTGAGTAGGAGGTTCCTACCGCGGTGAACGCCGCGGATGCTCCGGCCTCGTTGATACCAACGTGCAGCAGGACGCCCTGGGGGCTTTCCTTGTACGCAAGCAGCAGTTCGCGGTCAACCGACGTGTAGTGCTGCCCGTTGGGGTTGTAAATCTTCGAGGTCGGGAAGTACGCATCCATGCCGAAGGTACGAGCCTCGTCCGGAATAACGGGCACGATGCGGTGACCGAATTCTTTGTCGCGCATGAGGTCTTTGAGCAGGCGCACAAACACCATCGTGGTTGCGGCCTCCTGCTTTCCGGAGCCCTTCTTCGCAATCGCATACGTCGACTCCGGCGGTACCGTGACGGGCGTGTGCGTGCTGCGGCGCTCTGGCAGGTATCCACCGAGGGCGCGACGGCGCTCGTGGATGTACTGGATCGCAGGGTCGCTTTCACCTGGGTGGTAGTACGGCGGCAGGTAAGGGTTTTCCTCAAGCACGGCATCCGTGATTGGGATGTGCATGGTGTCGCGGAACAGCTTGAGGTCGTCAAGCGTCATCTTCTTCATCTGGTGCGTGGCGTTGCGACCCTCGAAGTGGGGTCCGAGGCCATAGCCCTTGATGGTGTGGGCGAGGATGACGGTCGGCTGGCCCTTGTGCTCCTGCGCGGCCTTGAAGGCTGCGTAGACCTTGCGGTAGTCGTGGCCACCGCGGCGGAGGCCCCAGACCTGGTCGTCGGTGTAGTTCTCGACCAGCTTGAGTGCGCGCTCGTCGCGACCAAAGAAGTTCTCGCGGACGTACGCGCCGCTCTCTGCCTTATACGTCTGGAAGTCACCGTCTGGGGTGACGTTCATGAGGTTGAGCAGGGCACCATCGGTGTCGCGGTTGAGGAGGTCATCCCACTCGCGTCCCCAGACGACCTTGATGACGTTCCAGCCGGCGCCGCGGAAGAAGCTCTCAAGCTCCTGGATGATCTTTCCGTTTCCGCGTACGGGGCCATCAAGGCGCTGCAGGTTGCAGTTGATCACAAAGTTGAGGTTGTCGAGGCCCTCGTTGGCAGCTACCTGGAGCTGCCCGCGGCTCTCGACCTCGTCCATCTCGCCGTCGCCGAGGAAGGCCCAGACCTGCTGGTCTGAGGCGTCCTTGATGCCGCGGTTGGTGAGGTAGCGGTTGAGCTGAGCCTGGTAGATGGCGTTGATTGGTCCGAGACCCATCGAAACCGTCGGGAACTGCCAGAAGTCTGGCATAAGGCGAGGGTGCGGGTACGAGGGGATGCCTCCGCCGGCGTGTGACTTCTCCTGGCGGAAACCGTCGAGGCGGTCTGCGCTCAGACGGCCCTCAAGGAAGGCACGCGAGTAGATGCCGGGGGATGCGTGACCCTGCACGAAGATCTGGTCTCCGCCACCCGGGTGGTCCTGGCCCCTGAAGAAGTGGTTGAACCCTACCTCGTAGAGCGCAGCCGACGAAGCGTACGTCGAGATGTGTCCGCCAACGCCAACGCCTGGGCGCTGCGCGCGGTGCACAAGCATCGCCGCGTTCCAACGGATCCACGAGCGGTATTTGCGCTCGGTCTCTTCGTCGCCCGGAAACTCGGGTTCGTTCGACGACGCGATCGTGTTGATGTAGTCGGTGGTCGGAACGCTCGGCACGTTGAGGTGAAGCTCGCGCGCACGCTGCATCAGGCTCATCATGATCTCGCGCGCACGGCCAGGGCCGTGAACCTTGGTCAGAGCGTCGAGTGATTCTTTCCACTCGGCCGTCTCTTGGGGGTCAACGTCAGTATTGTCGACCGAATATGGGTCTTGGTTGTTTACAGCCACCCTGAGCTCTTTCTCTTCGCTATTGTTTCCGGCGTGCTGGTTGTCAGCCGAAAAGATGGCGTTTTTGTAGATCGCCACGATGATAGTTGTTTCAACCCTACCGACAAAAAACGTGTTCGGGGACCGCTATTGGCTGATGTCGCAGACCGGACTATGATGTGTCTTCGGCCGTTCATTCCCAACCGGAATCCGGCTCGGAAAGGAACACCACATCATGGCTCTCGAAAATGAGACTCACGCTCCCGATTTTGAGCTGGCAAACCAGTTCGGGGAGCGAATCCGACTCAGCGATTTTAACGGCAAAAAAGCGGTTGCGCTGGTCTTCTTCCCACTCGCGTTTTCGGGAACCTGCCAGGGCGAACTGTGCGCCCTCCAGGAAAACATTGCGATGTTCAGGGATAAGCGCGTTGAGCTGCTTGGTATCTCGGTCGACTCGAAGCACACGCTTCGCGCGTGGGCCGAGGAGCAGGGCTTCGACTTCAGTCTGCTCGCCGACTTCTGGCCGCACGGCCAGGTAGCAAAGGAATATGGTGTGTTCCTTGACGAAAAAGGTTTTGCGAACCGCGCGACGTTTATCATCGACGCCGACGGCATCATCCAGGCCAGTTTCATTACTGCCCCTGGCGAGGCGCGCGATATTGAGGCGTATCGCGACGCCCTCGAGTCCCTGCACCTCGTGACTGCCTAGCGCAGGCGGCGAATCGAACAACAACGCCGCAATCATCCCCGTCCCGAAAAGGAATCGGTGGATGATTGCGGCGTTGTTTGTGTTAACCGGGTCAGGCTTGGCTGGCGTGCCCGAGCTGTTGGCCCGGTGTTGGTCGCCGTGCCCCGGCTGACTGGTGCTTGCTATGCGCCTGCGACCCCGGAGAACTCTGACGGCTGAACGATGACCCAGCCCGGACCGTGGAACGCGTACTGGAACGCTTCGCCAGAGCCCCTGCCGATCAGCGCGCCGGCGGTGAAGGAGGACTTCATCTGCGGCTGAAGGTTTGCCGACCACGCAACCGTTGCCTGCACATCCGTGAACGTCGGTTGCTGCGAACAGTCGAGGATGACAGGGGTGCCCTGCGTCACGACGGCCAGTGTGCCGTGACCGGCCACCGTCGTGTTCCACAGGCCGCCGGCCAGCATACTTGCGCCTTTGATGCGGTTGAGGTCGTAGTGCAGATTTGCTTGGAACGCCAAGAGGTTGCTGCCGTTGATCGTGATTGATTCACCCTCAAGCTGCACGATGTGCACATGCGATTTGTAGTGAGCAAAAAATGCGTCACCGTCACCGTAGACCCGCATGAGTGGCTGGTCGTCTGAGGAAACGAGTTTGCGCATGAGCTGCCCCGCGTCGCGTGCGCCCTCATGCTTGAACTCAATATTGCCCTGATAGGCCGTCATCGAGCCTTTTCTGGCAATGAGATCGTTGCCAGGATAGATGCGCGAGCGGAGCATGTAATCGTTCTGCAAGGTCATGAGGTCTTGCGACTGCACCTCGTTGTGAATCTGACTAAACAGTGTTGAACGCATGTGGTTCTTTCTTGTGATGGGGGGACAGCGGCATCGCTCCAAACGTGCCGCTCAGGAAATACATTACTGAGCGGGTGCCGGTACTGGCGCGCCAGCGTCAGGATGAGCGGCGTTGTCGTATCGGCGACTGGCGAACCTGTTGCGGCGTGTCGCCCGAAATCCCGCGGGTTTTTTGGTTCCGTTTTTCTCGTTTAGTATTTTTCTCAAATTCTCAGTACTATAGACAAGTTCGCTTCTGCGGATGAGGGCCTTTAGCTCAGCTGGTAGAGCGCCACGTTTACACCGTGGATGTCATCGGTTCGATCCCGGTAGGGCCCACAGATACCCGCCACATGAGAAATCATGTGGCGGGTTTTTTGTTTCCAGGGTGATGCCAGGCCTGCCGAGGACACCGCCATAATCCGTGCGAGAGTTAGCAGGTCTTGGGCGTCAGCATCCGCAGAACGCCGCAATCACTCGTGCGGATGCCAGCACGGGAACCCGCTCAAATCATTTCGGGGTGCGGAGGATCGAGGTCATCTTCTTGCCGTTTGCGACTTCGTCAACGATCTTGTCCATGTATCGAATCTGTTGCATGAGCGGATCCTCAATATTCTCAACGCGTATTCCGCAGATCAGCCCGGTTATGAGCGATGCGTTCGGGTTGAGCGCAGGGGCGTTTTCGAAGAAGGCTCGCATGGTGACCTCGTCGGCGATTGTTTTGGCGAGGGCATCCTTGTCATAGCCGGTGAGCCACTCGATGACATGGTCCACTTCGTCTTTCGTGTGCCCCTTGCGCTCGGCCTTCGCAATATAGTGCGGATAGATGGCGGCAAAACTGATGCCGTAGATTCGGTGTTCTGACATGTTCGGTCTCCCTCGTGGCCTTGCCGTCCTGCGTCGTGACGGTGGTATGGCGTGGCATGTTGCGGCACGCTTGCCGCCTCGACACCAGCGTAATCCGTTTGGCTGGCCGGATGCGGAGGGCCGCCGCCGTCACGGATTTGATTGCCTGCTCAGACAGTGCCGGTCGGGGGCAGACAAGCGGCCGTTGGAGTCTTAAGCTGTGTGCACGTGAATGGAAATTTTTAGGAAGGACCACTGAAATGGTCACGCAAATCATTCCCAATCTGTGGTGCGACGGCAACGCTGCCGAAGTCGCCGAGTTTTATACGAATCTCTTTCCCGCGTCGCGCATCCTCGAGACGATCAACTATCCAACGGAGGGGTTACTCGAGTTCCAGCAGCATCTTGCGGGACAGCCGGTGACCGTTGACTTCGAGCTGCGTGATCTGCGGTTCACCGCGATCAATGCCGGCCCAGAGTTTCGTGCGAATTCCTCGGTCTCGTTTATGGTCAATTTTGATCCGTCGCTCGACCCTGACGCGAGAGAGCAGCTCGACGCGCTGTGGGAGGGGCTACGCGACGGGGGAGTCGAGCTCATGCCTCTTGCGGAGTATCCCTTCAGCAAGCATTACGGCTGGGTGCAAGACCGATACG
The DNA window shown above is from Lysinibacter cavernae and carries:
- a CDS encoding AIM24 family protein codes for the protein MRSTLFSQIHNEVQSQDLMTLQNDYMLRSRIYPGNDLIARKGSMTAYQGNIEFKHEGARDAGQLMRKLVSSDDQPLMRVYGDGDAFFAHYKSHVHIVQLEGESITINGSNLLAFQANLHYDLNRIKGASMLAGGLWNTTVAGHGTLAVVTQGTPVILDCSQQPTFTDVQATVAWSANLQPQMKSSFTAGALIGRGSGEAFQYAFHGPGWVIVQPSEFSGVAGA
- a CDS encoding peroxiredoxin, which produces MALENETHAPDFELANQFGERIRLSDFNGKKAVALVFFPLAFSGTCQGELCALQENIAMFRDKRVELLGISVDSKHTLRAWAEEQGFDFSLLADFWPHGQVAKEYGVFLDEKGFANRATFIIDADGIIQASFITAPGEARDIEAYRDALESLHLVTA
- a CDS encoding DUF2200 domain-containing protein; this encodes MSEHRIYGISFAAIYPHYIAKAERKGHTKDEVDHVIEWLTGYDKDALAKTIADEVTMRAFFENAPALNPNASLITGLICGIRVENIEDPLMQQIRYMDKIVDEVANGKKMTSILRTPK
- the aceE gene encoding pyruvate dehydrogenase (acetyl-transferring), homodimeric type, which encodes MAVNNQDPYSVDNTDVDPQETAEWKESLDALTKVHGPGRAREIMMSLMQRARELHLNVPSVPTTDYINTIASSNEPEFPGDEETERKYRSWIRWNAAMLVHRAQRPGVGVGGHISTYASSAALYEVGFNHFFRGQDHPGGGDQIFVQGHASPGIYSRAFLEGRLSADRLDGFRQEKSHAGGGIPSYPHPRLMPDFWQFPTVSMGLGPINAIYQAQLNRYLTNRGIKDASDQQVWAFLGDGEMDEVESRGQLQVAANEGLDNLNFVINCNLQRLDGPVRGNGKIIQELESFFRGAGWNVIKVVWGREWDDLLNRDTDGALLNLMNVTPDGDFQTYKAESGAYVRENFFGRDERALKLVENYTDDQVWGLRRGGHDYRKVYAAFKAAQEHKGQPTVILAHTIKGYGLGPHFEGRNATHQMKKMTLDDLKLFRDTMHIPITDAVLEENPYLPPYYHPGESDPAIQYIHERRRALGGYLPERRSTHTPVTVPPESTYAIAKKGSGKQEAATTMVFVRLLKDLMRDKEFGHRIVPVIPDEARTFGMDAYFPTSKIYNPNGQHYTSVDRELLLAYKESPQGVLLHVGINEAGASAAFTAVGTSYSTQGEPLIPVYIFYSMFGFQRTGDALWAAGDQMARGFLVGATAGRTTLTGEGLQHADGHSLVLSATNPAVVSYDPAYGYEIGHIVRSGIDRMYGGSHPNPNVFYYLTVYNEPFVQPAEPENLDVEGLLRGIYKLSEATVEGPKTQLMASGVAVPWALEAQQVLANDWGVSADVWSVTSWSELRRDGLAADEHNFLHPDETPKVPYLTEKLAGAAGPVVAVTDFSHAVPDQIRQFVPNDYATLGADDFGFSDTRAAARRYFKIDVQSIVVRALQRLAMRGDVPADTPAKAIEKYRLLDVNAGTTGNAGGES